From the Pseudodesulfovibrio indicus genome, the window CCGCACCCGCGCCCTGTTCGACAAGGGTCTGCCCAAGGAAGTCCTGACCGTGGACAACCACGCCGACGGCCCCTACGTCTACTACCGGCTCCTCAAGGAGGACCCGGAACGCGCCAAGGAAGTGCTCGAACTGCTCAAGATGAACGAGGGCAACTCCTCGGGCCGGGGCATCGGCTGCATCTCCTGGGACGGCAAGGTTCACGCCGACCAGTTCATGCGCCACCACACCTTCGGCAACGTGCTCGAACGTCCGTTCTCCGAAATCTGGACCGACCCGAACATCGAACTGCTGCACAAGCTCAAGGACAAGCGCCCGCACGTTGGCGGCCGCTGCGCCGGTTGCCGGTTCCTGAACATCTGCGGCGGCAACTTCCGCGCCCGCGCCGAAGCGTACTACGACGACTTCTGGGCGCAGGACCCCGCCTGCTACCTCACCGACGAAGAAATCACCGGCGAGAAGCTGTAGGAAGAACGTTTACGGAGGCCGGGGGAGACCTCATCATCGAGGTTTCCCCCGGACCCCTTTCAAGGACTTTTTGCCGCCCGCTTCGCTCGAAGACGTGCGGCAACTTTTTTTGCACTTGGTTGCGGGAACGCTGAAAAGGCGTATAGAACAGTTCAAATTCGTTTTGAAAACGCTTCCCTGGAGAACATATGATTCCTGCTGATTTTTATCGCGGCCGCCGGTTGAGAACCTCGCTGGCCCTGCGCGAAATGGTCCGCGAAAACGCGGTCACCGCCAATGACCTGATCATGCCCTACTTCGTGGTCGAAACCGCAGACGAGGACTTCCAGAAGGAAATCTCCTCCATGCCCGGCCAGTACCAGCTCTCCCTCAAGCAGTTGGAGAAACGGGTCGGCGAAGCCGTGGCCAACGGCCTCAAGGCGTGCATCCTGTTCGGCATCCCCGCCGAGAAGGACGAGGTCGGTTCCGGTGCCTACGACGACAAGGGCATCGTCCAGCAGGCCATCCGGCTGCTCAAGGACCGCTGGCCCAAGCTCATCGTCATCGCCGACACCTGCCTGTGCGAATACACCTCCCACGGCCACTGCGGCCTGGTGAAGAACGATTACGTGCAGAACGACCCGACCCTGAACCTGCTGGCCCGCGCCGCCGTGGCCCAGGCCAAGGCGGGCGCGGACATGGTCGCCCCGTCCGACATGATGGACGGTCGCGTGGCCGCCATCCGCGAGGCCCTGGACGAAGCCGGGTTCATCAACACCCCGATCATGTCCTACGCGGTCAAATACGCTTCCGCCTTCTACGGC encodes:
- the hemB gene encoding porphobilinogen synthase — protein: MIPADFYRGRRLRTSLALREMVRENAVTANDLIMPYFVVETADEDFQKEISSMPGQYQLSLKQLEKRVGEAVANGLKACILFGIPAEKDEVGSGAYDDKGIVQQAIRLLKDRWPKLIVIADTCLCEYTSHGHCGLVKNDYVQNDPTLNLLARAAVAQAKAGADMVAPSDMMDGRVAAIREALDEAGFINTPIMSYAVKYASAFYGPFREAAESSPQFGDRKTYQMDPPNSREAMREAVADLEEGADILMVKPGMPYLDIVRQVRDNFDTPVAVYQVSGEYSQIKAAALNGWIDEMAVVMESLVAFKRAGADLILTYFTEDVLKVLK